In the genome of Coregonus clupeaformis isolate EN_2021a chromosome 1, ASM2061545v1, whole genome shotgun sequence, one region contains:
- the LOC121572141 gene encoding sesquipedalian-1 isoform X1 — MKITEKILTHFQSCNSPVDKEGYLYKKGERNTSYQKRWFMLKANLLFYKDRPNHHDLLGVIVLEGCSVQLCESEEQFAFSLVWSGEPGLRTYKLAAEDQPSQESWIRALLSANHGYLAALVMDLEKQYKEAMKVFPGDPSQQSTLAGPNTERPTPSLIWLNSGTATLSQYPGPGVEAGHSFRTYQMLQAPPISSKPTNKRSPKLWPKRNANVVPINVPAPPQGEWSVTGSGPKVEFSKLHEDFGKEVKELIADWLRRGQEDVIQEEDLIDFG, encoded by the exons ggtgagagaaACACTTCCTATCAGAAGCGCTGGTTCATGTTGAAGGCAAACCTGCTCTTCTACAAGGACCGGCCCAACCACCACGACCTGCTTGGCGTCATTGTTTTGGAGGGCTGCTCGGTGCAGCTGTGCGAGTCCGAGGAGCAGTTTGCCTTTTCGCTGGTGTGGAGCGGTGAACCGGGCCTGCGCACCTACAAGCTCGCCGCTGAGGACCAGCCCAGCCAGGAGAGCTGGATCAGGGCCCTGCTGTCAGCCAACCACGGCTACCTGGCCGCGCTGGTCATGGATCTGGAGAAACAGTACAAAG AGGCCATGAAAGTATTTCCTGGTGACCCATCCCAGCAGTCTACACTGGCTGGCCCAAACACAGAGAGGCCAACTCCGTCACTGATTTGGCTGAACTCTGGGACCGCGACCCTTTCACAGTACCCAGGGCCAGGTGTGGAAGCCGGGCATAGCTTTCGCACATATCAAATGCTACAAGCCCCTCCCATTTCCTCTAAACCAACCAATAAGAGGTCTCCGAAACTCTGGCCCAAGAGAAATGCAAATGTTGTGCCTATTAATGTCCCAGCCCCGCCCCAAGGGGAGTGGTCAGTGACTGGGTCGGGACCCAAGGTGGAATTTAGCAAACTGCATGAGGACTTTGGCAaggaggtgaaggagctgattgCTGATTGGTTGAGAAGGGGACAGGAAGATGTCATTCAGGAAGAGGACTTAATTGATTTTGGTTGA
- the LOC121572141 gene encoding sesquipedalian-1 isoform X2, with amino-acid sequence MLKANLLFYKDRPNHHDLLGVIVLEGCSVQLCESEEQFAFSLVWSGEPGLRTYKLAAEDQPSQESWIRALLSANHGYLAALVMDLEKQYKEAMKVFPGDPSQQSTLAGPNTERPTPSLIWLNSGTATLSQYPGPGVEAGHSFRTYQMLQAPPISSKPTNKRSPKLWPKRNANVVPINVPAPPQGEWSVTGSGPKVEFSKLHEDFGKEVKELIADWLRRGQEDVIQEEDLIDFG; translated from the exons ATGTTGAAGGCAAACCTGCTCTTCTACAAGGACCGGCCCAACCACCACGACCTGCTTGGCGTCATTGTTTTGGAGGGCTGCTCGGTGCAGCTGTGCGAGTCCGAGGAGCAGTTTGCCTTTTCGCTGGTGTGGAGCGGTGAACCGGGCCTGCGCACCTACAAGCTCGCCGCTGAGGACCAGCCCAGCCAGGAGAGCTGGATCAGGGCCCTGCTGTCAGCCAACCACGGCTACCTGGCCGCGCTGGTCATGGATCTGGAGAAACAGTACAAAG AGGCCATGAAAGTATTTCCTGGTGACCCATCCCAGCAGTCTACACTGGCTGGCCCAAACACAGAGAGGCCAACTCCGTCACTGATTTGGCTGAACTCTGGGACCGCGACCCTTTCACAGTACCCAGGGCCAGGTGTGGAAGCCGGGCATAGCTTTCGCACATATCAAATGCTACAAGCCCCTCCCATTTCCTCTAAACCAACCAATAAGAGGTCTCCGAAACTCTGGCCCAAGAGAAATGCAAATGTTGTGCCTATTAATGTCCCAGCCCCGCCCCAAGGGGAGTGGTCAGTGACTGGGTCGGGACCCAAGGTGGAATTTAGCAAACTGCATGAGGACTTTGGCAaggaggtgaaggagctgattgCTGATTGGTTGAGAAGGGGACAGGAAGATGTCATTCAGGAAGAGGACTTAATTGATTTTGGTTGA